A genomic stretch from Telmatocola sphagniphila includes:
- the pgi gene encoding glucose-6-phosphate isomerase translates to MSNTSPLTSLPAWRALESHFAKVQKVHLRDLFAQDAQRGTRLVLDCLGIYFDYSKNRITDETLKLLFQLARESHLRERIDGMFAGEKINITENRAVLHIALRTPRGKSIIVDGEDVVPQVHAVLDKMSVFAEKIRGGSWLGHTGKAIRNIVNVGIGGSDLGPVMAYEALRHFSQRNLIFRFVSNIDGTDFVEATRDLEPEETLFIISSKTFTTQETMTNAHTAREWALRKLKDPVAIAKHFVAVSTNAEKVSAFGIDTANMFGFWDWVGGRYSMDSAIGLSTMIAIGPDSFRDMLAGFHEMDEHFRTTPFEQNMPVLMGLLGVWYNCFFRAQTVAVLPYEQYLKRFPAYLQQLTMESNGKSITLSGKPVDYETGPIYWGEPGTNGQHSFYQLIHQGTKLIPCDIIAFAQALNPLGRHRDMLLANTLAQAEALAFGKTSEQVKAEGTPEWLVPHRTFEGNRPTNVLLLERLTPNSLGKLIALYEHIVFTQGVIWQIDSFDQWGVELGKVLAQKILAELENKSEPMHDSSTNSLIARYQKLKEKI, encoded by the coding sequence ATGTCGAATACATCCCCTTTAACTAGCCTGCCCGCCTGGCGTGCCCTCGAAAGCCATTTTGCGAAAGTCCAGAAGGTCCATTTGAGAGATTTATTCGCCCAGGATGCTCAACGTGGGACCCGGCTGGTGCTGGATTGTCTCGGTATCTATTTCGATTACTCGAAAAATCGCATCACGGATGAAACGCTGAAACTTCTCTTCCAGCTCGCGCGAGAATCTCACTTGCGAGAACGCATCGATGGCATGTTTGCCGGCGAGAAAATTAACATAACCGAAAATCGGGCTGTTTTGCACATCGCTCTGCGTACTCCCCGTGGGAAATCGATTATCGTGGATGGCGAAGACGTCGTGCCGCAAGTGCATGCCGTTCTTGACAAGATGTCGGTATTTGCGGAAAAGATCCGTGGCGGCAGCTGGTTAGGCCATACCGGTAAGGCCATCCGGAACATTGTCAATGTCGGGATAGGCGGCTCTGATCTCGGGCCGGTGATGGCTTACGAGGCACTTCGCCATTTCAGCCAGCGAAATCTCATTTTTCGGTTCGTCTCCAACATTGACGGGACCGACTTCGTCGAAGCGACCCGGGATCTGGAACCGGAAGAGACGCTTTTTATCATCTCTTCGAAGACCTTCACCACTCAGGAAACCATGACCAATGCCCACACGGCGCGGGAATGGGCTCTGCGGAAGTTGAAGGATCCTGTTGCGATTGCAAAACATTTCGTGGCCGTCTCCACCAATGCGGAAAAAGTCTCCGCATTCGGCATCGATACTGCAAATATGTTTGGCTTCTGGGACTGGGTCGGCGGACGGTATTCGATGGATTCGGCGATTGGGCTGTCGACCATGATCGCTATTGGACCCGACAGTTTTCGCGATATGCTCGCCGGCTTTCACGAAATGGACGAACATTTTCGAACTACTCCGTTCGAGCAGAATATGCCCGTTCTGATGGGACTTCTGGGGGTCTGGTACAACTGCTTCTTCCGGGCACAGACTGTTGCGGTTCTGCCCTACGAGCAGTATTTGAAACGTTTCCCCGCTTACCTGCAGCAGTTGACCATGGAAAGTAACGGCAAGAGCATCACTCTCAGCGGTAAGCCCGTGGATTACGAGACCGGGCCGATTTATTGGGGGGAACCAGGGACCAATGGCCAACATTCCTTCTACCAGCTGATTCATCAGGGAACCAAGCTGATCCCGTGCGACATTATCGCCTTCGCGCAAGCTCTGAATCCGCTGGGACGTCATCGCGATATGCTTTTGGCGAATACTCTGGCTCAGGCCGAAGCGCTCGCCTTCGGTAAAACATCCGAGCAAGTGAAAGCTGAAGGGACGCCGGAGTGGTTGGTACCCCATCGGACATTTGAAGGAAATCGTCCGACCAATGTCCTGCTTCTCGAACGGCTGACGCCCAACTCGCTCGGGAAGCTGATTGCTCTCTACGAGCACATCGTATTCACTCAAGGAGTCATCTGGCAGATCGACTCGTTCGATCAGTGGGGTGTGGAACTGGGTAAAGTTCTGGCCCAGAAAATTCTTGCGGAGCTGGAAAATAAATCGGAACCGATGCACGATTCTTCAACGAATTCACTGATTGCACGCTACCAAAAGCTAAAAGAAAAGATTTAA